Part of the Campylobacter suis genome, TTTTCTTAAAATATTATATTTAAAAATTATTTAGAAAAAGCTTTTTGAGATAAAATTTGTTAGAATTTTATTATTTATCAAAAAAGTAAAAGATATTTTTATAATAAAGATAGATTTTAAAAATACAAAAAGCGCTTAAAATTTTACTCTAAAACGCTTTTTGTGTCATTTATATTGCAGTTTGTGCTTTGCGAGTTCTGCGCTTTTTAAGCGGAGCTTGTTCAGCTTTTATCAAAACTTCATCTTTTTGTATGCGTAAATTTCGCTTTTTGCGTGCGTTATTTATCATGCGCTGCGCAAAGCCGTTATTATAAAGACCGTGATGATATAGGCTAAAGCCAATAAGTGCGACGCCAGCTGCGATATGAGTGGCTTTTATGGCTTTGTTTTTCATGCCAAAAGCACTAATTGTCACAAGTCTAAGCGATATCCCAAGCCCTATTTTTGCTACTTTTCGCTGAGTTTCTAAATTTAGCAGCGAACCTTGAATGCTATTTTTTATATTATTTTGCAAATTTCACACCTTTCATTGAGTTTAAAAGTAGCCATATCGTTGTGCCGTTGTGAAGGACGGCTGTTGCGATAGGATTTAGCATGCCAATCGTTGCGGCACCTAAAATAGCTGTATTTATGGCGA contains:
- a CDS encoding helicase, which gives rise to MQNNIKNSIQGSLLNLETQRKVAKIGLGISLRLVTISAFGMKNKAIKATHIAAGVALIGFSLYHHGLYNNGFAQRMINNARKKRNLRIQKDEVLIKAEQAPLKKRRTRKAQTAI